Proteins co-encoded in one Chrysemys picta bellii isolate R12L10 chromosome 13, ASM1138683v2, whole genome shotgun sequence genomic window:
- the LOC112060931 gene encoding olfactory receptor 5AP2-like gives MADAEGGNQTSVTEFMLLGFRNTPELQTFLFLLFLVIYIITLAGNILIVVLVVADQQLHTPMYFFLGNLSFLDTCYTSVIAPRLLAGFLAEDRTMSFRDCITQLFFFSALACIECFLLAIMAYDRYLAICNPLSYNVMMNLRVCLQLVSASWITGFSVSALAVGMVPQLSFCGPNEINNFFCDMEELLKLSCTKSPLAEMIILVSCSLVSLVPFLFIVVSYILILSAILQIASSAGRQKAFSTCASHLLVVSLYYGTIIIMYVSPSAERSPTFHKVLSLMYTVVTPMFNPIIYSLRNKEVKGAFRKVMLQNLGMI, from the coding sequence ATGGCAGATGCAGAAGGGGGAAATCAAACGTCTGTCACAGAATTCATGCTCCTGGGATTCAGGAATACCCCGGAGCTGCAgacctttctcttcctgctgtttctgGTGATCTACATTATAACCCTGGCTGGGAACATTCTCATTGTTGtgctagttgtggctgatcaacagcttcacacccccatgtatttcttcctggggaacttgtccttccTGGACACCTGCTACACCTCAGTCATTGCCCCCAGGTTGCTGGCTGGATTCTTGGCCGAGGACAGAACAATGTCCTTCAGGGACTGCATCACACAGTTATTCTTCTTCAGTGCTTTGGCTTGTATTGAGTGTTTCCTACTTGCAATCATGGCTTATGACCGTTATCTAGCCATATGCAACCCACTCAGCTATAATGTTATGATGAACCTCAGGGTCTGCCTTCAGCTGGTATCTGCCTCCTGGATAACTGGTTTCTCAGTCAGTGCATTAGCAGTGGGGATGGTTCCCCAGCTAAGCTTCTGTGgccctaatgaaattaataatttcttctgtgacatgGAGGAGCTGCTCAAATTGTCCTGCACAAAAAGCCCCTTGGCAGAAATGATCATTCTGGTCTCCTGTTCCCTGGTTTCCCTGGTCCCTTTCCTCTTCATTGTTGTATCTTACATTCTTATCCTCTCGGCCATCCTGCAAATTGCTTCCTCCGCTGGGAGGcagaaggccttttccacctgtgcTTCTCACCTGCTGGTGGTGAGTCTGTATTACGGGACCATCATTATCATGTATGTGTCGCCATCAGCTGAGCGGTCCCCAACCTTCCACAAAGTTCTGTCTCTCATGTACACAGTCGTCACCCCGATGTtcaaccccatcatctacagtctgaggaacaaagaggtgaagggGGCCTTTAGGAAAGTCATGCTGCAGAACTTAGGCATGATTTAG